A single window of Caldicellulosiruptor bescii DSM 6725 DNA harbors:
- a CDS encoding GH1 family beta-glucosidase, whose protein sequence is MSLPKGFLWGAATASYQIEGAWNEDGKGESIWDRFTHQKGNILYGHNGDVACDHYHRFEEDVSLMKELGLKAYRFSIAWARIFPDGFGTVNQKGLEFYDRLINKLVENGIEPVVTIYHWDLPQKLQDIGGWANPEIVNYYFEYAMLIVNRYKDKVKKWITFNEPYCIAFLGHFYGVHAPGIKDFKVAMDVVHNIMLSHFKVVKAVKENNIDVEVGITLNLTPVYFQTERLGYKVSEIEREMVNLSSQLDNELFLDPVLKGSYPQKLFDYLVQKDLLETQKVLSMQQEVKENFVFPDFLGINYYTRAVRLYDENSNWIFPIRWEHPAGEYTEMGWEVFPQGLYDLLIWIKESYPQIPIYITENGAAYNDKVEDGRVHDQKRVEYLKQHFEAARKAIENGVDLRGYFVWSLLDNLEWAMGYTKRFGVIYVDYETQKRIKKDSFYFYQQYIKENS, encoded by the coding sequence ATGAGTTTACCAAAAGGATTTCTGTGGGGTGCTGCAACTGCATCATATCAGATTGAGGGTGCTTGGAATGAAGATGGAAAAGGTGAATCTATATGGGACAGGTTTACACATCAAAAAGGAAATATTTTATATGGTCATAATGGCGACGTTGCCTGTGACCACTATCATAGGTTCGAAGAAGATGTCTCTCTTATGAAAGAACTTGGACTAAAAGCCTACAGGTTTTCTATTGCATGGGCGAGAATTTTTCCAGATGGTTTCGGTACTGTGAATCAAAAAGGTCTTGAGTTTTATGATAGACTCATCAACAAGCTTGTTGAAAACGGTATTGAACCGGTTGTCACCATTTATCACTGGGATCTTCCTCAAAAGCTACAAGACATTGGCGGTTGGGCAAACCCAGAAATTGTAAATTATTATTTTGAATATGCAATGCTTATCGTAAACCGTTATAAAGACAAAGTAAAAAAATGGATAACATTTAATGAACCTTATTGTATTGCCTTTTTGGGACACTTTTATGGAGTTCATGCACCAGGAATAAAAGACTTTAAAGTTGCAATGGATGTTGTGCACAACATTATGCTTTCTCATTTTAAGGTTGTAAAAGCTGTAAAGGAAAACAATATTGATGTTGAGGTAGGAATTACACTAAATTTAACTCCAGTTTACTTTCAAACAGAGCGTCTTGGATATAAGGTAAGCGAAATTGAAAGAGAAATGGTAAACCTCAGCAGCCAGCTTGACAATGAACTTTTCCTTGATCCAGTACTCAAAGGAAGCTATCCACAAAAGCTGTTTGATTACCTTGTTCAAAAAGATTTGTTGGAAACTCAAAAAGTATTGAGTATGCAGCAGGAAGTAAAAGAAAATTTCGTTTTTCCTGATTTTCTTGGTATCAACTACTATACACGTGCTGTCAGGCTTTACGATGAAAATTCTAACTGGATATTTCCAATAAGATGGGAACATCCTGCAGGAGAGTACACCGAGATGGGCTGGGAAGTGTTCCCACAAGGACTTTATGATCTTTTGATTTGGATTAAAGAAAGTTACCCACAAATTCCAATTTATATAACAGAAAACGGTGCTGCTTATAACGACAAGGTAGAAGATGGAAGAGTTCATGACCAAAAGAGAGTGGAGTATTTAAAACAGCACTTTGAAGCAGCAAGAAAGGCAATTGAAAATGGAGTGGATTTGCGAGGTTATTTTGTGTGGTCTTTGTTGGACAATCTTGAATGGGCAATGGGTTATACAAAAAGGTTTGGAGTTATATATGTGGACTATGAAACCCAAAAAAGGATTAAAAAAGACAGCTTCTATTTTTATCAGCAGTATATAAAGGAAAACTCATAA
- a CDS encoding GH36-type glycosyl hydrolase domain-containing protein produces MNYGYFDSQNREYVITNPKTPTSWVNYLGTSDYCLIISNNASGYSFYKSPKLGRVTRFRFNSIPMDRPGRYVYIKDEKTKDFWSISWQPVGKPLEKFLSICRHGLGYSIFESKYSNITSSLKIFVPVDKPIEIWEVKIKNESDEKKELSIFTYTEFCLWNSMLDMMDFQYILYTCRMGYNKEDEIVDYSIKLWSPYEPKAFFTCTNKKIESFDTDRDVFIGPYNSEANPEAIQNGRCFGSIAIGGNPCAATQVKIELQPGQEEYLVFVLGIGDAYKEGKEYKKLFASKENIQKEFEKVQKYWNERLSKFKFSTPSEKMNLMLNIWNQYQCHTTFNWSRSASFIEAGGRDGLGFRDSSQDILGVAHSIPQEVRKRLIELLRAQLSEGYAMHHFQPLTWTQGEHNIPPRERIYSDDHLWLLIAVPHYIKETGDFSILDEVVEYADKSSASVYEHLKQALEFSWNHRGKHGLLLGLAADWNDCINLKNGGESTWSTQLYYKALSEFIELAEYIGKTDDAEKYKAYRNEIKKAMEEYTWDGEWFVRGYLASGKKLGSKESEQTKIFLNSQSWAVFSGAFIDEKGKMAMDSVKKYLATEHGCVKNWPAYVDYIIEVGAVTSFPPGLKENAAIFCHANTWVIIAEAVLGRGDYAFEYYMSFLPANKNDIAEIYTTEPYVYSQFITGKEHPYYFGRARNPWLTGTATWAFVAATQYILGVRPHYKGLIIDPCIPNQWDSFEVERVFRGRKLSIKVSNPDHISKGVKKILVNGKEIVGNLIPVELLDEENVVEVVMGK; encoded by the coding sequence ATGAATTATGGATATTTTGATTCTCAAAACAGAGAGTATGTTATAACAAACCCCAAAACACCAACTTCATGGGTAAATTATTTAGGAACAAGTGATTATTGCCTTATAATCTCCAACAATGCCTCTGGTTATTCGTTTTATAAATCTCCAAAACTTGGAAGAGTTACTCGTTTTAGATTCAATAGTATTCCAATGGACAGACCTGGCAGGTACGTATATATAAAAGATGAAAAAACCAAAGATTTTTGGTCAATAAGCTGGCAACCTGTTGGAAAGCCTCTTGAGAAGTTCCTGAGCATCTGTCGACATGGTCTTGGATATTCAATATTTGAAAGTAAATATAGCAATATAACCTCATCTTTAAAAATCTTTGTCCCAGTAGACAAACCAATTGAAATCTGGGAAGTTAAAATCAAGAATGAGTCAGATGAGAAAAAAGAACTATCGATATTTACTTATACAGAGTTCTGTCTATGGAATTCTATGCTTGACATGATGGATTTTCAGTATATTCTTTATACCTGCAGAATGGGTTACAACAAAGAAGATGAAATTGTAGATTATTCTATCAAACTCTGGAGTCCTTATGAACCAAAAGCATTTTTCACATGCACAAATAAAAAGATTGAAAGTTTTGATACAGATAGAGATGTATTTATTGGTCCATATAACAGCGAGGCTAATCCAGAAGCAATTCAAAACGGCAGGTGTTTTGGCTCAATTGCAATAGGTGGAAATCCATGTGCTGCAACACAGGTAAAAATTGAACTTCAGCCCGGTCAAGAAGAATACTTAGTGTTTGTACTGGGAATAGGAGATGCATACAAGGAAGGAAAAGAATATAAAAAACTATTTGCATCAAAAGAAAATATTCAAAAAGAATTTGAAAAAGTACAAAAGTATTGGAATGAACGACTTAGCAAGTTTAAGTTCTCAACGCCAAGCGAAAAGATGAATTTGATGTTAAATATATGGAATCAATATCAGTGCCATACAACATTCAACTGGTCAAGGTCTGCATCGTTCATTGAAGCTGGTGGAAGAGACGGGCTTGGCTTTAGAGATTCTTCACAGGACATTCTGGGCGTTGCACATTCAATCCCCCAAGAGGTAAGAAAAAGACTTATTGAACTTTTGAGGGCTCAGCTGTCTGAAGGATATGCAATGCATCATTTCCAGCCTCTTACATGGACTCAGGGAGAACATAATATACCACCACGTGAGAGAATTTATTCAGACGACCACTTATGGCTTTTGATTGCTGTGCCACACTATATAAAAGAAACAGGAGACTTTTCCATCTTAGATGAAGTTGTTGAATATGCGGACAAGTCAAGTGCTTCTGTTTATGAGCATTTAAAACAAGCTTTGGAGTTTTCATGGAATCACAGAGGAAAACATGGACTTTTGCTTGGTCTTGCTGCTGACTGGAATGACTGTATCAACCTCAAAAACGGTGGCGAGAGTACATGGTCAACCCAGCTTTATTACAAAGCTTTATCTGAGTTTATAGAACTTGCTGAGTATATTGGTAAGACTGATGATGCTGAAAAGTATAAAGCTTATAGAAATGAAATCAAAAAGGCAATGGAAGAGTATACATGGGATGGCGAATGGTTTGTAAGAGGGTATTTGGCAAGTGGTAAAAAACTTGGTTCAAAAGAAAGTGAGCAAACCAAGATATTCTTAAATTCACAGTCTTGGGCAGTGTTTTCTGGGGCTTTTATTGATGAAAAAGGCAAAATGGCAATGGATAGTGTTAAAAAGTATCTTGCAACAGAGCATGGTTGTGTTAAGAACTGGCCAGCTTATGTTGATTATATCATAGAGGTTGGGGCTGTAACTTCTTTCCCACCAGGATTAAAAGAAAATGCTGCTATTTTCTGTCATGCTAATACATGGGTAATTATTGCAGAGGCTGTACTTGGAAGAGGCGATTATGCATTTGAATACTATATGTCGTTCCTACCTGCAAACAAAAATGATATTGCTGAAATCTATACCACAGAACCTTATGTTTATTCCCAGTTTATCACCGGAAAAGAACATCCATATTATTTTGGCCGTGCGCGAAATCCATGGTTGACAGGTACTGCAACATGGGCATTTGTTGCAGCAACACAGTATATCCTAGGGGTTCGCCCACACTACAAAGGTCTTATTATTGACCCATGTATACCAAATCAGTGGGACAGTTTTGAAGTTGAGAGAGTTTTCAGAGGAAGAAAACTTTCTATTAAGGTTTCAAATCCAGACCATATTTCAAAAGGTGTTAAAAAGATATTGGTAAATGGAAAAGAAATTGTGGGTAATCTGATTCCAGTAGAATTGCTTGATGAGGAAAATGTAGTTGAAGTTGTGATGGGAAAATAA
- a CDS encoding GH36-type glycosyl hydrolase domain-containing protein: MKFGYFDDAKREYVITTPLTPYPWINYLGMKDFLSLISNHAGGYCFYKDARLRRITRFRYNNVPLDMGGRYFYIKDGDDVWSPSWMPTRKDLEFYQCRHGLGYTIITGRRNGIEVEQRFFVPVDENCEIHHLRITNKTNTKKEIKLFSLIEFCLWNALDDMTNFQRNFSTGEVEIEGSVIYHKTEYRERRNHFSFYSVNVPISGFDTDRDTFLGLYRGFENPAAVELGKSFNSEAHGWSPIASHMIEISLLPEETKELVFVLGYVENEPEKKWFKKGVINKEKAYKMIEKFSKPEDVNAAFEKLKEFWDGLLDKFNVSTGIDKVDRMVNIWNQYQCMVTFNLSRSASYFESGIGRGMGFRDSNQDILGFVHQIPERARERILDLAATQLEDGGAYHQYQPLTKRGNNEIGGNFNDDPLWLILSTVHYIKETGDWSILDEVVPFENNPEKVGTLFEHLKRAFYHVVNNLGPHGLPLIGRADWNDCLNLNAFSTNPDESFQTCDNKDGKTAESVMIAGMFVYVGKEFVKICERLGKEDIAKDAQYHIEKMKEAILNYGYDGEWFLRAYDYFGNKVGSKENDEGKIFIETQGFCVMAQIGLDDGKAISALDSVKKYLDTEHGIVLVQPAFTEYKIHLGEITSYPPGYKENAAVFCHNNPWIMIAECIVGRGDRAFEYWSKIAPSYREDISEIHKLEPYVYCQMIAGKDAYKPGEAKNSWLTGSAAWNFVAMTQWILGIRPDFDGLLIDPCIPKEWNGFTVKRVFRNAVYNIKVKNPDGVSKGIKKVVVDGKEMSSNLIPAFSDGKEHFVEVIMG, encoded by the coding sequence ATGAAGTTTGGCTATTTTGACGATGCTAAAAGAGAATATGTAATCACAACACCGCTTACTCCATATCCTTGGATAAACTATCTTGGAATGAAAGATTTTCTATCTCTGATTTCAAACCACGCTGGAGGCTACTGTTTTTATAAAGATGCAAGGCTTCGAAGAATAACAAGATTTCGTTATAACAACGTTCCGCTTGATATGGGTGGAAGATATTTTTACATAAAAGATGGGGATGATGTCTGGTCACCCTCATGGATGCCAACAAGAAAAGACCTTGAATTTTACCAGTGCAGGCATGGTCTTGGTTATACAATTATCACGGGCAGAAGAAATGGTATTGAGGTTGAACAAAGGTTTTTTGTTCCTGTTGATGAAAACTGTGAGATACATCATTTGAGAATTACTAACAAGACAAATACTAAAAAAGAAATTAAACTTTTCTCTTTAATCGAATTTTGTCTGTGGAACGCACTTGACGATATGACAAACTTCCAGAGAAACTTTTCAACAGGTGAGGTTGAAATTGAAGGTTCTGTAATCTACCATAAGACTGAATACAGAGAAAGAAGAAATCATTTTTCTTTTTACTCAGTAAATGTTCCTATTTCTGGGTTTGATACAGACAGAGATACTTTTCTTGGGCTTTACAGAGGATTTGAAAACCCTGCAGCTGTTGAATTAGGAAAAAGTTTTAATTCAGAAGCTCATGGCTGGTCACCAATTGCATCTCACATGATTGAAATTAGCCTTTTGCCAGAAGAAACAAAAGAGCTTGTATTTGTTCTTGGCTATGTTGAAAATGAACCTGAAAAGAAGTGGTTTAAAAAAGGCGTTATAAATAAAGAAAAGGCGTATAAGATGATTGAAAAGTTCTCAAAACCAGAAGATGTAAATGCTGCATTTGAAAAATTGAAAGAATTCTGGGATGGGCTTTTGGACAAGTTCAATGTATCAACAGGAATTGACAAAGTAGATAGAATGGTAAATATATGGAATCAATATCAATGCATGGTTACATTTAACCTCTCCAGAAGTGCATCATATTTTGAATCCGGAATTGGTAGAGGAATGGGATTTAGAGATTCAAACCAGGATATTCTTGGTTTTGTTCACCAGATCCCAGAGCGTGCAAGAGAAAGAATCTTAGACTTAGCTGCAACCCAGTTAGAAGATGGTGGGGCATACCACCAATATCAGCCACTTACAAAGAGAGGGAACAATGAAATTGGTGGAAACTTCAATGATGACCCTTTGTGGCTGATACTTTCAACAGTTCACTATATAAAAGAAACTGGAGACTGGTCAATCCTTGACGAAGTAGTACCATTTGAAAATAACCCTGAAAAAGTGGGAACACTGTTTGAACATCTGAAAAGAGCATTTTATCATGTAGTCAACAACTTAGGCCCACATGGACTTCCTCTTATCGGCAGGGCTGACTGGAATGACTGTTTGAACCTCAATGCTTTTTCGACAAACCCTGATGAATCGTTCCAGACATGTGACAACAAAGATGGCAAAACTGCTGAATCGGTTATGATTGCAGGGATGTTTGTATATGTTGGAAAGGAATTTGTAAAGATTTGTGAAAGGTTGGGTAAAGAAGATATTGCAAAAGATGCACAATACCACATTGAAAAGATGAAAGAGGCAATTTTAAATTATGGTTACGATGGCGAGTGGTTTTTAAGAGCATATGACTACTTTGGAAACAAAGTTGGAAGCAAAGAAAATGATGAGGGTAAGATATTTATCGAAACACAAGGTTTTTGTGTTATGGCACAAATAGGACTTGATGATGGAAAAGCTATCTCTGCACTTGATTCTGTTAAAAAATATCTTGACACAGAACATGGAATTGTACTTGTTCAGCCGGCATTTACTGAGTATAAAATTCATTTAGGAGAGATTACAAGCTATCCACCCGGCTATAAGGAAAATGCAGCAGTTTTTTGTCACAACAACCCATGGATTATGATTGCAGAATGTATAGTTGGAAGAGGAGACAGAGCATTTGAATACTGGTCAAAGATTGCTCCATCGTACAGAGAAGATATAAGTGAAATTCATAAGCTTGAACCATATGTATACTGCCAGATGATTGCTGGAAAAGATGCATACAAACCGGGAGAGGCAAAAAATTCATGGCTGACAGGTTCTGCCGCATGGAATTTTGTTGCAATGACACAGTGGATTTTAGGAATAAGACCTGACTTTGATGGACTTTTAATAGATCCTTGTATACCAAAAGAATGGAATGGATTTACTGTAAAGAGAGTGTTCAGAAATGCAGTTTACAATATAAAAGTAAAAAACCCTGATGGTGTTTCAAAAGGTATAAAAAAAGTTGTGGTTGATGGTAAAGAAATGTCTTCTAATTTAATACCAGCTTTCTCAGATGGCAAAGAGCATTTTGTTGAAGTGATAATGGGATAG
- the smpB gene encoding SsrA-binding protein SmpB, which translates to MSEKNKQNDIKVIATNRKAYHDYFIEETIEAGIELKGTEVKSVRLGHVNLKDSFARVENGEVFLYNMHISPYEKGNIFNVDPMRDRKLLLHKHEINRLAGYVQQKGYTLIPLKIYIKRGKIKVELAVAKGKKLYDKREAIAKRDAELEIRKKMKEYLR; encoded by the coding sequence ATGTCTGAAAAGAATAAACAGAATGACATAAAAGTCATAGCAACAAACCGCAAAGCTTATCATGACTACTTCATCGAAGAGACAATCGAAGCAGGAATTGAGCTAAAAGGCACAGAAGTAAAGTCGGTGCGCCTTGGTCATGTTAATCTCAAAGACAGTTTTGCCAGGGTTGAAAATGGAGAGGTCTTTCTCTACAACATGCATATAAGTCCATATGAAAAAGGCAACATCTTTAACGTTGACCCAATGAGAGATAGAAAATTACTCTTGCACAAACATGAAATCAACAGGCTTGCGGGTTATGTTCAGCAAAAAGGTTACACTTTAATCCCATTGAAGATTTACATCAAAAGAGGTAAAATAAAAGTAGAGCTTGCAGTTGCAAAGGGTAAAAAACTGTACGACAAGCGTGAGGCAATAGCAAAAAGAGACGCTGAGCTTGAGATAAGAAAGAAGATGAAAGAGTATTTAAGATGA
- a CDS encoding sugar transferase, giving the protein MKSYIKSYHKLSKFFVVLMDILLVHAGYIIAYIIKFNFTFPEKNFMPYYTLIPQITLFALVLLNIYGLYTITMKTISEIAFSLGLALMLLQFLTVVSTFFYRHFAFPRSIFIIAFFVQFLLLLGWRGLVLYVFKRVQGVKHVLVIGEMSKAQEFAQKLQNISKGWIDVKYVLEPKAIEELILYIKLVDTIYIYSKMDENLKSEIVRKAIEFKKHIFIAPDFRDILVSRARVIQFDDVATLSIEQPELTSEQKLIKRFCDILLASVALVISFPIMILIAIAIKIDSEGPVIYKQKRVTEGEREFYVLKFRTMVKDAEKMTGPVLATENDPRITRVGRFLRATRLDELPQLINILKGEMSFIGPRPERPYFVEQFKKLYPEYSLRHNVKAGLTGLAQVYGKYATSPEDKLRLDLIYIKNYSVFLDIKILLLTLKTIFTKEAAEGVKNQKG; this is encoded by the coding sequence ATGAAATCATATATTAAAAGCTATCACAAGCTGAGCAAATTTTTTGTTGTTCTTATGGACATTTTACTTGTACATGCAGGTTATATAATTGCCTATATTATAAAATTCAACTTTACATTTCCAGAGAAAAATTTCATGCCTTATTATACATTAATTCCTCAAATAACTCTTTTTGCTCTTGTTCTTTTAAATATTTATGGACTTTATACTATTACCATGAAAACCATTAGCGAAATAGCATTTTCGCTGGGTCTGGCTCTAATGCTTCTACAATTTTTAACAGTTGTATCAACATTTTTCTACAGACACTTTGCTTTCCCACGCAGTATATTTATAATTGCCTTTTTTGTACAGTTTTTATTGCTTTTGGGATGGAGAGGACTTGTCCTATATGTTTTCAAAAGAGTTCAAGGTGTCAAGCATGTACTTGTGATTGGAGAGATGTCAAAGGCGCAGGAGTTTGCTCAAAAGCTTCAAAATATTTCGAAAGGTTGGATAGATGTAAAGTATGTTCTTGAGCCAAAAGCTATAGAAGAATTGATACTATATATAAAACTTGTTGATACAATTTATATTTATTCAAAAATGGATGAAAACTTAAAAAGTGAGATTGTAAGAAAGGCGATAGAATTCAAAAAACATATTTTCATAGCACCAGATTTTAGAGATATATTGGTATCACGTGCGAGGGTGATTCAGTTTGATGATGTTGCAACACTTTCAATTGAACAGCCAGAACTTACTTCCGAGCAAAAGCTTATAAAAAGATTTTGTGACATTCTTCTTGCATCAGTTGCGCTGGTTATTTCTTTTCCTATAATGATCTTGATTGCAATTGCCATAAAAATTGACTCAGAGGGGCCAGTAATTTACAAGCAAAAAAGGGTCACAGAAGGAGAGAGAGAGTTTTATGTTTTAAAGTTCAGAACAATGGTAAAAGATGCAGAAAAGATGACAGGTCCTGTTCTGGCAACCGAAAACGACCCCAGAATAACAAGGGTTGGAAGGTTTTTGCGCGCAACAAGGCTTGATGAGCTTCCGCAGCTGATAAATATTTTAAAAGGTGAAATGAGTTTTATAGGACCAAGACCAGAGCGTCCTTATTTTGTTGAGCAGTTTAAAAAACTCTATCCTGAGTATTCGCTTCGTCATAATGTAAAGGCAGGGCTCACAGGACTTGCCCAGGTTTATGGCAAATATGCAACAAGCCCTGAAGACAAGCTCAGGCTTGATTTGATATATATAAAGAATTACTCTGTATTTTTAGACATCAAAATTTTACTGTTGACCTTAAAAACAATTTTTACCAAAGAGGCAGCTGAGGGGGTAAAAAACCAAAAAGGATAG
- a CDS encoding methylated-DNA--[protein]-cysteine S-methyltransferase, with translation MKKSVGYLISPIGLIKIVGQDDSILSVEFVTHKDEKELISPVVREAILQLEEYFESKRTTFDLKLQLQGTEFQKRVWNELMKVPFGSVISYRELAKKVGKPQGSRAVGNAVGKNTAVIIVPCHRVVKSDLSLGGFSGGLEKKIWLLSHEGWKIENGLLRK, from the coding sequence TTGAAAAAATCTGTTGGTTATTTAATATCTCCAATTGGACTGATAAAGATTGTAGGACAAGACGATAGCATATTATCAGTGGAGTTTGTTACACACAAAGATGAAAAAGAGCTGATAAGCCCTGTTGTTAGGGAAGCTATTTTGCAACTTGAAGAGTATTTTGAAAGCAAAAGAACCACTTTTGATCTAAAACTTCAGCTGCAAGGGACAGAGTTTCAAAAGAGAGTTTGGAATGAACTTATGAAGGTTCCCTTTGGAAGTGTAATTTCTTACAGAGAGCTTGCGAAAAAAGTTGGAAAACCCCAGGGTTCAAGAGCTGTTGGAAATGCCGTTGGCAAAAATACAGCTGTGATAATTGTTCCGTGCCACAGGGTGGTCAAGTCAGATTTGTCCTTGGGCGGTTTTAGTGGTGGGCTTGAAAAAAAGATTTGGCTACTTTCACATGAGGGGTGGAAAATAGAAAACGGGCTTTTGAGAAAGTGA
- a CDS encoding YkvA family protein, with protein sequence MSKNIREKAKLLKKQIPAIFLAMKRRDTPLLAKIFALITIVYALSPIDFVPDFIPILGYLDDIIILPFLVTITIKLIPDSILNECQKETENIWQDGKPNKWYYAIPIIIFWMLIIGLIIYKVVKSIS encoded by the coding sequence TTGAGTAAAAATATAAGAGAAAAGGCAAAATTATTAAAAAAACAAATTCCGGCTATTTTTTTAGCAATGAAAAGACGAGATACACCTCTTTTAGCTAAGATATTTGCTTTAATTACCATTGTATATGCCTTGTCGCCAATCGACTTTGTACCAGATTTTATACCAATTTTAGGTTATCTTGATGATATAATAATTCTTCCATTTTTGGTTACAATAACAATAAAGCTTATACCAGATTCCATTTTAAATGAATGCCAGAAAGAGACAGAAAATATTTGGCAAGATGGAAAACCAAATAAATGGTATTATGCTATTCCCATTATTATTTTTTGGATGTTGATTATTGGATTGATTATTTACAAAGTTGTGAAAAGTATTAGTTAA
- a CDS encoding glycosyltransferase family 4 protein, whose translation MKKVWILNHYAIPPKVGGITRHFDFAKQLAERGYSVTIFASSFDHKQRVEMLEKGKKFKIEEYEKVKFVWIKTFPYKKNDIKRLFNIFSYAKNLYFIARKFERPDVILASSFHPLAWIVGYLLSKKFKCKFIAEVRDLWPQSGIDLGALKEGSVIVKLLRSLEKFIYTKADYVVTVLPKADQYIESLGIDKKKIVHIPNGCDIERFNSLKNILSEETKRILDEHKGYFKACYLGALGQANAMETIIEAAKIVQENVGDRIHFLIIGDGPEKEKLENMAKELGLKNVFFYSPISKLSVPSLLEFIDITLVSMHNLKVYRFGISLNKLFDYLCAAKPIVFAGNVANDIVKESGAGISCKSYDSKAFAEAILSLYAMSKEERERIGQKGREYVQKYHDIKVLADRLEKIL comes from the coding sequence TTGAAGAAGGTTTGGATATTAAATCACTATGCAATCCCGCCAAAAGTTGGGGGAATTACAAGGCATTTTGATTTTGCTAAGCAGCTTGCAGAAAGAGGCTATAGCGTTACCATCTTTGCTTCAAGTTTTGACCACAAACAGAGGGTTGAGATGTTAGAAAAAGGCAAGAAATTTAAAATAGAGGAATATGAGAAAGTAAAATTCGTGTGGATAAAGACGTTTCCTTATAAAAAGAATGATATAAAAAGACTTTTTAACATATTTTCATATGCCAAAAACCTTTATTTCATTGCCAGAAAGTTTGAAAGACCTGATGTAATATTGGCATCTTCATTTCATCCTCTTGCCTGGATTGTGGGGTATTTGCTGTCAAAAAAATTTAAATGTAAATTCATTGCAGAGGTCCGAGACCTTTGGCCGCAAAGTGGTATTGACCTTGGTGCTTTGAAGGAAGGAAGTGTAATTGTAAAGCTTTTAAGAAGTCTTGAAAAGTTTATTTACACAAAAGCAGACTATGTTGTAACGGTATTGCCAAAGGCAGACCAGTACATAGAAAGTTTGGGTATTGATAAAAAGAAGATTGTTCATATTCCTAACGGATGTGATATAGAAAGGTTTAATAGTCTTAAAAATATTCTCTCAGAGGAAACGAAAAGGATTTTAGATGAACATAAAGGATATTTCAAAGCTTGTTATCTTGGTGCGCTTGGACAGGCAAATGCAATGGAGACCATAATAGAGGCAGCAAAAATTGTCCAGGAAAATGTAGGTGATAGAATTCATTTTTTGATAATTGGTGACGGTCCAGAAAAAGAAAAGCTTGAGAATATGGCAAAGGAGCTTGGACTTAAAAATGTATTTTTTTATTCTCCTATCTCAAAGCTTTCTGTGCCAAGCTTACTTGAATTCATTGACATAACACTTGTTTCTATGCACAATCTAAAAGTTTACAGGTTTGGAATATCACTTAATAAGCTTTTTGACTATTTGTGTGCTGCAAAGCCGATTGTTTTTGCGGGAAATGTAGCAAACGATATTGTCAAAGAGTCAGGTGCAGGAATTTCCTGCAAAAGTTATGACAGCAAAGCATTTGCTGAGGCAATATTGAGCTTGTATGCTATGTCCAAAGAAGAAAGAGAGAGAATTGGGCAAAAGGGAAGAGAATATGTTCAAAAGTACCATGATATAAAGGTGCTTGCAGACAGATTAGAAAAAATATTATAA